One region of Triticum aestivum cultivar Chinese Spring chromosome 6B, IWGSC CS RefSeq v2.1, whole genome shotgun sequence genomic DNA includes:
- the LOC123137602 gene encoding transcription factor LAF1 has translation MGCKACDKPRPSYRKGLWSPEEDQKLRDYILRHGHGCWSALPAKAGLQRNGKSCRLRWINYLRPGLKHGMFSPEEEETVMSLHAALGNKWSRIARHLPGRTDNEVKNYWNSYLKKRVEGGKEAPNSPNRHAASSAAESDGSQSQSTGEVGAAQERAGRPSNSGSSEPPHESSSADSSCLTVTEPPACRAHAPVAPKVMFADWLNMDYIGGQVAAAAPGPEAAGVVGAGGGDHRQVMSQGSAQVDGPPGVEDPLHGGFGDSGTCWEFLEQLDSMDQMQAGGGFCDLLSVTEFFGLN, from the exons ATGGGGTGTAAGGCGTGCGACAAGCCCAGACCGAGCTACCGGAAGGGGctgtggtcgccggaggaggaccaGAAGCTCCGCGATTACATTCTCCGGCACGGCCACGGCTGCTGGAGCGCGCTTCCCGCCAAAGCCG GACTCCAGCGGAACGGCAAGAGCTGCAGGCTGCGGTGGATCAACTACCTGCGGCCGGGGCTGAAGCACGGCATgttctcgccggaggaggaggagacggtgATGAGCCTCCACGCCGCCCTCGGCAACAA GTGGTCGAGGATCGCACGGCATTTACCGGGCAGGACCGACAACGAAGTGAAGAACTACTGGAACTCGTACCTCAAGAAGAGGGTCGAGGGTGGCAAGGAGGCCCCCAACTCGCCCAACCGGCACGCGGCGAGCTCAGCCGCGGAGTCGGACGGGTCCCAGAGCCAGAGCACAGGGGAAGTCGGTGCGGCGCAGGAACGGGCCGGCCGGCCGTCGAACTCCGGCTCATCGGAGCCGCCGCACGAGTCGTCGTCGGCCGACTCGAGCTGTCTGACCGTGACCGAGCCTCCGGCCTGCAGGGCCCACGCGCCCGTGGCTCCCAAGGTGATGTTCGCAGATTGGCTCAACATGGACTACATCGGTggccaggtggcggcggcggcacctGGCCCGGAAGCCGCGGGGGTGGTTGGTGCAGGAGGCGGCGATCATCGTCAGGTGATGAGCCAGGGGTCCGCGCAGGTCGATGGGCCACCCGGCGTGGAGGATCCCCTGCACGGCGGCTTCGGCGACAGCGGCACCTGCTGGGAGTTTCTGGAGCAGTTGGACAGCATGGATCAGATGCAGGCGGGCGGCGGGTTCTGCGACCTGCTCTCCGTGACCGAGTTCTTCGGGCTCAACTAG